Proteins encoded in a region of the Anopheles ziemanni chromosome 2, idAnoZiCoDA_A2_x.2, whole genome shotgun sequence genome:
- the LOC131291249 gene encoding la-related protein 7: MASEKQIAASDDSKDKTNVNKGRHRKKHKYNAIRTQIEFYFSDANLSKDRYMGQLMQNDPCIPLEEFLKFNKIKALASNVEEIATSLKSSTFLTLSDDQSKVRRTTNPSIARDNEPCTLYVESLPPKANHDWVRNVFSAYGKVAYVSLPTFKHSKKIKEFGFVEFEEEASVQKALKAFQTFGGVLAFETTDPAKMASIKTFDQEKRELEQQSTGGLLSMTEGKSEDEIHVGSPGIKEEEQFVVKQENETDPQPGEESLEPPAKKIKTDTSEGEDTQDESHTDLEDPTEEEENETEKEAEKDESAPSTKQVSTAQEGKKKCRQRKGCSTIKKELQLDDKMYELKIMTKQEWRRLRNKYLNLQRNEAKKLKKLFAHSDKHPQRGHPKTNASNVVGGIAMKSIKSSPRVNFYGAMPIEDDQSEMEEAVHQPEMADESVALTKQPLFSFEPGLIVSVKFREPCVDVKDFRAELRQYPYVKYIDVKEGAFEAFVRVDKPASANALVKEYSSAEHSAQILSGELEQQYWNKMMRDRDDKLNKRVKPEKVRGRTKLIRKIASHIKFDDDDD; this comes from the exons ATGGCGTCCGAAAAACAAATAGCTGCAAGTGATGATAGTAAGGATAAAACGAACGTGAACAAAGGTCGGCACCGAAAGAAGCACAAGTATAATGCCATACGAACGCAAatagagttttatttttccgacgCAAATCTCAGCAAGGACCGCTACATGGGGCagttgatgcaaaatgatcCGT GTATACCGCTGGAAGAGTTTCTAAAGTTCAACAAAATCAAAGCTCTGGCGTCAAATGTGGAGGAAATTGCGACGTCGTTGAAAAGTTCCACCTTTCTTACCCTGTCGGACGATCAGTCCAAGGTCCGACGCACCACAAATCCTTCGATAGCACGGGACAACGAACCGTGTACCTTGTACGTGGAAAGCCTGCCTCCGAAAGCAAACCATGATTGggttcgaaatgttttttCCGCCTATGGTAAGGTGGCGTATGTATCGCTGCCAACGTTTAAACACTCGAAAAAGATCAAAGAGTTCGGCTTCGTTGAGTTCGAAGAGGAAGCGAGCGTCCAGAAAGCCCTGAAAGCGTTTCAAACATTTGGCGGGGTGTTGGCGTTTGAGACTACCGATCCGGCAAAAATGGCTAGCATTAAAACGTTCGATCAAGAGAAGCGAGAGTTGGAGCAACAATCAACCGGGGGTCTGCTATCCATGACGGAAGGCAAATCAGAAGATGAGATACATGTAGGCTCACCGGGAATTAAGGAAGAGGAACAATTTGTTGTTaaacaagaaaacgaaacagacCCTCAACCTGGCGAGGAATCCTTGGAACCTCCtgcaaagaaaattaaaactgaTACGAGTGAAGGTGAAGACACGCAAGATGAATCCCACACTGATCTGGAGGACCCAAccgaggaagaagaaaatgaaacggaGAAGGAAGCGGAAAAGGATGAATCAGCCCCGAGTACCAAACAGGTTTCCACGGCAcaagaagggaagaaaaaatgtcGCCAAAGGAAGGGCTGTAGTACGATAAAGAAAGAACTGCAGTTGGATGATAAGATGTACGAGTTAAAAATAATGACCAA ACAAGAATGGCGACGGCTGAGAAACAAGTATCTCAACCTACAGCGTAACGAAgcaaagaaattgaaaaagctATTCGCCCATTCCGACAAACATCCCCAACGGGGTCATCCTAAGACCAACGCTTCTAACGTGGTCGGTGGAATCGCTATGAAATCTATTAAATCTTCCCCAAGAGTCAACTTCTACGGTGCTATGCCGATCGAAGACGATCAATCTGAGATGGAAGAGGCAGTCCATCAGCCAGAAATGGCAGACGAAAGCGTCGCCCTTACGAAACAACCACTGTTTTCCTTCGAACCGGGGCTGATAGTGAGCGTTAAGTTTCGCGAACCATGCGTGGATGTGAAAGATTTTCGGGCCGAACTACGGCAGTACCCTTACGTAAAGTATATAGACGTTAAGGAGGGCGCATTTGAGGCATTTGTGCGTGTCGACAAACCGGCTTCGGCGAACGCGCTTGTGAAGGAGTACAGCTCGGCTGAACATAGTGCCCAAATACTGAGCGGGGAGCTGGAACAGCAGTACTGGAATAAGATGATGCGTGATCGGGACGATAAACTGAACAAGCGCGTTAAACCGGAGAAAGTGCGGGGCCGTACGAAGCTGATTCGTAAAATTGCCAGCCACATTAAatttgatgacgatgatgactgA
- the LOC131289397 gene encoding ribonuclease H2 subunit B codes for MSSNKFFFVFKDTLIDNGDSSLKILTLRNPATKNPSKYLLRRNDSKETPSVLYEVNCFNEQHRSWFIDETVCSNGKIFIPTPIDPLFLALPYLEEHCSEKAVPLDQVFVDDKFPLTTSVLVEVLESSRISLIADEKRAGNIVAYKYNETKALAWLVAKCKRLSRVVSKQDGPAARSMNLIKEEKENELEENACVALQTAYGIVSDYVSLEVCRKLSVALGFPEDENISKKRKSAVDLESAVLKKIKKEDIHETTPIKLPAAEKKVSAKAKALAKAASGSKSISSFFKK; via the exons ATGTCGTCTAACAagttcttttttgtatttaaag ACACATTAATCGATAACGGTGACTCCAGTTTAAAGATTTTAACATTGAGGAATCCAGCCACGAAGAATCCTTCGAAATATTTGTTGCGACGTAACGACTCCAAAGAAACACCAAGTGTCTTGTATGAAGTGAATTGTTTCAACGAGCAGCATCGATCATGGTTCATCGATGAGACCGTTTGTTccaatggaaaaatatttattcccACACCAATCGATCCGCTGTTCCTCGCGCTGCCGTATCTAGAAGAGCACTGCAGCGAAAAGGCGGTACCATTGGATCAAGTTTTCGTAGATGATAAGTTTCCCCTCACCACCTCAGTCCTCGTGGAGGTTTTGGAATCCTCTAGGATAAGCTTAATAGCGGATGAAAAAAGAGCTGGAAATATCGTTGCCTACAAGTACAATGAAACGAAGGCTCTGGCGTGGCTGGTAGCCAAATGCAAGCGATTAAGCAGAGTCGTAAGTAAGCAGGATGGACCAGCGGCACGCTCTATGAACTTAAtcaaggaggagaaggagaatGAACTGGAGGAAAATGCGTGCGTCGCTCTTCAGACGGCCTACGGAATCGTCAGCGATTACGTCTCGCTCGAAGTTTGCCGCAAATTGTCGGTAGCGCTCGGTTTTCCCGAAGATGAGAATATTTCCAAAAAACGTAAGTCTGCTGTCGATTTGGAATCCGCAgtgttaaagaaaattaaaaaagaggaCATACACGAAACAACACCCATCAAACTACCGGCCGCAGAGAAAAAGGTATCCGCGAAAGCCAAAGCGCTTGCCAAGGCAGCCAGCGGATCGAAGAGCATTTCTagttttttcaagaaataa
- the LOC131293038 gene encoding NHP2-like protein 1 homolog gives MHPNLLTEEVNPKAYPLAEQALTAKIMALIQQAVNYKQLRRGANEATKTLNRGLSEFIVMAADAEPIEIILHLPLLCEDKNVPYVFVRSKQALGRACGVSRPIVACSVTIDEGSQLKSQIVTIQQEIERLLV, from the exons ATGCATCCTAACCTATTG ACTGAAGAGGTAAACCCAAAGGCCTACCCGCTGGCTGAGCAGGCACTGACCGCGAAAATCATGGCCCTCATTCAGCAAGCGGTCAACTATAAGCAACTCCGCCGTGGAGCGAACGAGGCAACTAAAACGTTGAACCGTGGCCTGTCGGAGTTCATCGTGATGGCTGCGGATGCCGAGCCGATTGAGATCATTCTCCATCTACCGCTGCTGTGCGAGGATAAGAACGTGCCGTACGTATTCGTCCGTTCCAAGCAGGCGCTCGGCCGTGCTTGTGGTGTGTCGCGCCCAATCGTTGCCTGCTCGGTTACCATTGACGAGGGTTCCCAACTCAAATCTCAGATCGTGACCATCCAGCAAGAAATCGAACGCTTGCTCGTTTGA
- the LOC131289408 gene encoding SNAPIN protein homolog, protein MADDHSDSSLTSIDDEERTDNTENLCENPTRDILTEGFFRLFKPVIDDLENNIRGASKTQDDLRQQLDELSGEMKNLNFENDPVLHEYFKRMVRVKQKVVVIMNILQGAQERLVMLCQQQEQQNVSAEPPAS, encoded by the coding sequence ATGGCCGACGACCATTCCGATAGCTCGCTAACATCCATCGACGATGAAGAACGTACGGACAACACAGAAAACCTATGCGAAAACCCCACCAGGGACATTCTAACCGAAGGATTTTTTCGGCTGTTCAAACCAGTTATCGACGATCTCGAGAACAACATTCGTGGAGCGAGCAAAACCCAGGATGATTTGCGGCAACAGCTCGATGAATTATCCGGAGAAATGAAGAATCTTAATTTCGAAAACGATCCTGTGCTTCACGAATACTTCAAACGTATGGTTCGCGTGAAACAGAAGGTGGTAGTAATAATGAATATTCTTCAGGGGGCCCAAGAACGACTAGTCATGCTTTGCCAACAACAAGAGCAACAAAATGTTTCGGCCGAACCTCCCGCATCATAA